The following proteins are co-located in the Desulfovibrio inopinatus DSM 10711 genome:
- a CDS encoding ElyC/SanA/YdcF family protein → MFIFKKFVSRFLFPFPLGLEFLAIGLYLHVFTTRKKAGIGFLFTGFFWLLLISTDPLPSALLTGLESRFPPFNPVVYAEHHRASLPSYVAVLGGGSYDDFDLPLSSRLSEASLARLSEGVIIAKTLGAKMVFAAGNVCDQRETEAEVMSQISVLFGIPPEKIRIDTASRDTATELAAIKTLVVDAPFVLVTSAAHMPRAMALASALGLHPIPAPANFLTHNATRCSWEFFPNPQNIRKTRRAFYEYLGLAWATLRGRV, encoded by the coding sequence GTGTTTATATTCAAGAAGTTTGTGTCTCGGTTTCTTTTTCCGTTTCCTCTTGGTTTGGAATTCCTTGCCATTGGGTTGTATCTTCACGTGTTTACAACACGGAAAAAGGCCGGGATAGGATTTCTTTTCACCGGATTTTTCTGGCTTCTTCTTATCAGTACGGACCCGTTGCCTTCAGCGCTTCTTACCGGATTGGAGTCACGTTTTCCCCCTTTCAATCCTGTTGTCTATGCCGAACACCATCGTGCCTCTCTTCCCTCGTATGTGGCGGTACTTGGAGGGGGCTCTTATGATGATTTCGATTTACCCCTTTCCAGTCGTTTGAGTGAAGCGTCCTTAGCCAGACTGAGCGAGGGAGTCATCATTGCAAAAACACTTGGTGCCAAAATGGTATTTGCTGCAGGGAATGTCTGTGATCAGCGTGAAACCGAGGCGGAAGTCATGTCGCAAATTTCCGTTCTTTTCGGAATTCCTCCGGAAAAGATTCGTATTGACACCGCATCGCGTGATACGGCCACTGAACTGGCTGCTATCAAAACCCTTGTTGTCGACGCTCCATTTGTTCTTGTTACTTCCGCAGCTCACATGCCACGAGCAATGGCTTTGGCAAGTGCACTTGGTTTGCATCCCATACCGGCTCCGGCTAATTTTCTCACGCACAATGCGACGAGATGTTCTTGGGAATTCTTCCCCAACCCGCAGAATATTCGCAAGACTCGTCGAGCATTTTACGAATATTTAGGACTGGCGTGGGCTACCCTGCGCGGGCGTGTGTAA
- a CDS encoding Crp/Fnr family transcriptional regulator — MARQYQSQRFRNKDVIFREGDLGSQAYLIRSGRVEISRTINRKKTVIAILGPNDIFGELAILGKTPRTATATCLAETDTLVVTKGSLEKDLAESPPVLRGIIQCLVDRLRSTTEKSLMLPDVFEATICILDALERQRQDTLTRQEVIDLLMTTLKNPEESITRVLDLLEYADLITVERDDEDSPLIRITDRERFMESSKVFHRTIQSIVRDEMTFVFS, encoded by the coding sequence ATGGCGAGACAGTATCAATCCCAACGATTCAGGAACAAAGACGTCATCTTTCGTGAAGGCGATCTTGGTTCACAGGCCTATCTCATTCGATCAGGCCGAGTGGAAATTTCCCGTACTATCAACCGAAAAAAAACCGTTATCGCCATCCTTGGCCCGAACGATATCTTCGGTGAGCTGGCCATTCTCGGCAAAACACCACGTACAGCAACCGCAACGTGCCTCGCCGAGACGGACACTCTGGTTGTCACGAAAGGTTCGCTTGAAAAAGACTTGGCGGAATCGCCACCCGTACTCCGCGGGATCATTCAATGTTTGGTAGACCGGCTACGCTCCACCACGGAAAAATCCCTTATGCTCCCAGACGTCTTTGAAGCGACAATCTGTATTCTGGATGCGCTGGAACGCCAGCGACAAGATACGCTGACGCGACAGGAAGTTATAGACCTTTTGATGACCACCCTCAAAAATCCGGAAGAGAGTATAACTCGCGTTCTTGATTTGCTGGAATATGCAGACCTCATTACTGTGGAACGAGACGATGAAGACAGCCCCCTCATCCGGATTACCGATAGAGAACGCTTTATGGAGAGTTCCAAAGTTTTTCATCGCACGATCCAATCTATTGTACGCGACGAAATGACATTCGTCTTTTCCTGA
- a CDS encoding SGNH/GDSL hydrolase family protein, whose amino-acid sequence MPETNSKIATFLLSLCTVLFLLLLIAVSACVYLYNKDHYDLYSMSQEESHKLYAKFEHLFQSNYRPAWFYPDMGFTLKPHAEFEVWGAACKTNDLGYRTYDTKKEKGTLRVLFVGDSWTYGMGVRFEESFPVQFEKYANEHSGYNKKIQSWTLGLPAYNTVNQIASLSAYIDLIQPDAVVFCPTINDADDTVGITERGIFYKKRAPAGMVYPGFMYDSFQSYARWNAVFDLLKDTEQDLKQKGIPTFFFYVAGWNSEVVHYFVSNHALHSPYVVTPHALLEPKYLEEKWKHGTPAAYGYFARMIYRMLQPSFSWNEDVPLSDDVELAPVFYETPKGNWEELAKKIINSDSVRGFSEEFVPGSRSAVHQMISVGDPEKGRIGQYASFVLIKKKGGTSLSIDIERNDTCVSLSDPELDIIVHSAHDRALEHVVLDHSQRVQLMLPDDIEDGTSFEVEMTQKSICFDELSLPHGVAITKIGQF is encoded by the coding sequence GTGCCAGAAACAAATAGTAAGATTGCAACGTTTCTTCTTTCCTTATGTACAGTTTTGTTTCTTCTGCTTCTTATTGCCGTATCTGCGTGTGTTTATCTCTATAATAAAGACCATTACGATTTATATTCTATGTCGCAAGAGGAAAGTCATAAGCTTTACGCTAAATTTGAGCATCTTTTTCAGAGTAATTATCGGCCTGCATGGTTTTATCCCGATATGGGATTTACGTTGAAACCTCATGCTGAGTTTGAAGTGTGGGGGGCTGCGTGTAAGACGAATGATCTTGGCTATAGAACGTATGATACGAAGAAGGAAAAAGGGACTTTGAGAGTCCTGTTTGTCGGTGATTCCTGGACGTATGGCATGGGGGTACGATTTGAAGAGTCATTCCCTGTTCAATTTGAGAAATATGCAAATGAGCATTCAGGGTACAATAAGAAGATTCAATCATGGACTTTAGGTCTTCCTGCCTACAATACTGTCAATCAGATTGCATCCCTCTCCGCATATATTGATCTCATACAACCTGATGCCGTCGTTTTTTGTCCGACAATCAACGATGCAGATGACACCGTCGGCATAACCGAGCGGGGCATTTTTTACAAAAAGAGAGCCCCCGCCGGAATGGTCTATCCAGGGTTCATGTATGATTCTTTTCAATCATATGCGCGATGGAACGCGGTTTTTGATTTGCTGAAAGATACTGAGCAGGATTTGAAGCAAAAAGGCATCCCAACATTTTTCTTTTATGTTGCGGGCTGGAATTCGGAGGTTGTGCATTATTTTGTTTCCAATCATGCTCTGCACTCGCCATATGTCGTCACACCACATGCCTTGCTTGAACCGAAGTATCTCGAAGAAAAGTGGAAACATGGGACACCGGCGGCATATGGATATTTTGCGAGAATGATATATCGCATGTTACAGCCGTCTTTTTCTTGGAATGAAGACGTCCCTTTGTCGGATGATGTCGAGCTTGCTCCTGTTTTTTATGAAACGCCCAAAGGCAATTGGGAGGAGTTGGCAAAAAAAATTATCAATAGTGATTCGGTACGCGGTTTTTCCGAAGAATTTGTTCCCGGCAGTCGTTCGGCTGTTCATCAGATGATCTCCGTTGGAGATCCTGAGAAGGGAAGAATTGGTCAATATGCCTCCTTCGTGCTCATTAAGAAGAAGGGAGGGACATCTCTTTCTATCGACATCGAGCGTAACGATACCTGTGTCTCACTGAGTGATCCCGAACTCGATATTATTGTACATTCTGCACACGATCGTGCGCTTGAGCATGTTGTTCTTGATCATTCACAGCGAGTACAACTCATGCTTCCTGACGACATAGAAGACGGTACCAGTTTTGAAGTGGAGATGACGCAGAAATCAATCTGTTTTGATGAATTATCGTTGCCGCATGGGGTCGCGATTACCAAAATTGGACAGTTTTGA